In a genomic window of Micromonospora cremea:
- the erpA gene encoding iron-sulfur cluster insertion protein ErpA, whose translation MTTPAQTESTEAKAPTSVVLTDVAAQKVKALIEQEGRDDLRLRVAVQPGGCSGLRYQLFFDERSLDGDVVTDFGGVEVVVDRMSAPYLSGATIDFADRIDAQGFTIDNPNAGNSCACGDSFN comes from the coding sequence GTGACCACGCCAGCGCAGACCGAGTCGACCGAGGCCAAGGCCCCTACTTCCGTCGTCCTCACCGACGTCGCGGCGCAGAAGGTCAAGGCTCTGATCGAGCAGGAGGGCCGCGACGACCTGCGGCTCCGCGTCGCGGTGCAGCCGGGTGGCTGCTCCGGCCTGCGGTACCAGCTCTTCTTCGACGAGCGTTCGCTCGACGGTGACGTCGTCACCGATTTCGGTGGTGTCGAGGTCGTCGTCGACCGGATGAGCGCCCCGTACCTTTCCGGTGCGACGATCGACTTCGCTGACCGGATCGACGCTCAGGGCTTCACCATCGACAACCCCAACGCGGGCA
- a CDS encoding glycerate kinase has product MRVLLCPDKFAGTLPAPEVAAAVAAGWRTVAEGDDLLIRPLADGGPGFVEVLAEALGGRRVPVRTVDPLGRPAAGEILLTTDGATAYLESAQACGLHLLASAERDPKTTTSYGLGLLVAAAVESGARTVVIGLGGSGTNDAGAGMLAALGVTPLDAAGAALPYGGAALAAAVALDGAPRLRGVRLVAATDVDNPLLGLHGASNVFGPQKGADRADVLLLDAALERFTAVLERDLPGCPAGLGTLPGGGAAGGIGAAILALGGGCESGIGLVTRATGLDAALDTADLVITGEGSFDHQSLRGKVVAGVAGAARDRGVPCVVVAGQVSTGRREAAAAGVTDAYSLVEHFGGEEGGGLSAAMSRPADGLRELGARLARQWSRR; this is encoded by the coding sequence ATGCGTGTGCTGCTCTGCCCGGACAAGTTCGCCGGCACCCTGCCCGCACCGGAGGTGGCCGCCGCGGTGGCCGCCGGTTGGCGCACCGTCGCCGAGGGCGACGACCTGCTGATCCGGCCACTCGCCGACGGTGGGCCGGGTTTCGTGGAGGTGCTCGCCGAGGCCCTCGGCGGCCGGCGGGTGCCGGTGCGGACGGTCGATCCGCTGGGCCGGCCGGCGGCCGGTGAGATCCTGCTCACCACCGACGGCGCGACCGCCTACCTGGAGAGCGCCCAGGCGTGCGGGCTGCACCTGCTCGCCAGCGCCGAACGTGACCCGAAGACCACCACCTCCTACGGGCTGGGCCTGCTGGTGGCCGCCGCGGTGGAGAGCGGGGCCCGGACGGTGGTGATCGGGCTGGGTGGCTCCGGCACCAACGACGCCGGCGCCGGAATGCTGGCCGCGCTGGGCGTGACCCCGCTCGACGCCGCCGGCGCCGCGCTGCCGTACGGCGGGGCGGCGCTGGCCGCGGCCGTCGCGCTGGACGGCGCGCCCCGGCTGCGCGGGGTCCGGCTGGTCGCCGCCACCGACGTGGACAACCCGCTGCTCGGCCTGCACGGCGCGAGCAACGTGTTCGGCCCGCAGAAGGGCGCCGACCGGGCCGACGTGCTGCTGCTCGACGCCGCGCTGGAGCGCTTCACGGCGGTGCTGGAGCGGGATCTGCCCGGTTGCCCGGCGGGGCTCGGCACGCTGCCCGGCGGCGGGGCCGCCGGCGGCATCGGCGCGGCCATCCTCGCCCTGGGTGGCGGCTGCGAGTCGGGCATCGGCCTGGTCACCCGGGCCACCGGGCTGGACGCCGCGCTGGACACCGCCGACCTGGTGATCACCGGTGAGGGGTCCTTCGACCACCAGTCGCTGCGCGGCAAGGTGGTCGCCGGGGTGGCCGGCGCCGCCCGGGACCGGGGGGTGCCCTGCGTGGTGGTGGCCGGCCAGGTGAGCACCGGCCGGCGGGAGGCCGCCGCGGCGGGCGTGACCGACGCGTACAGCCTGGTCGAGCACTTCGGCGGGGAGGAGGGCGGCGGGCTCAGCGCCGCCATGAGCCGGCCGGCGGACGGGCTGCGCGAGCTGGGCGCCCGGCTGGCCCGGCAGTGGAGCCGCCGCTGA